The genomic window TACACCCGCTACCGCACGCCGGTGCAGTCCATCGGCCGCTGGGCGGTGAACGCGTGGCAGGTCGAGATCTACCTGCCGGGCGCCACGACGGCGCGCGTCCGCGTGCGCCCCGACGACTTCATCCTCGCGGATGTGGACGGCGCGATCGTGATTCCGCTGGAGGTAGCCGAGGAGGTGCTCACGCGCGCCGAGGCGCTGACCGAGAAGGAACGCCTGATCCGGGCCGACCTCGAAGCCGGCGCGACCCTGCCCGACGTTCTCGCCAAGTACGGACACGTCTGATATGGACCTCGGACTCAACGGCCAGCCTGCCGTCGTGCTCGCCGCCAGCGCGGGCTTGGGCTTCGCCACGGCCCACGCACTCGCCCGTGAAGGGGCCCACGTCGCGCTGTGCTCGCGCGACCTGAACCGCGCCCAGGACGCTGCCCGGCGCATCGGGGAGGCCACCGGCACGCCAGTCCGTGCCTACGCCGCCGACGTGGCCGACGCCGACAGCCTGACCTCGTTCATCGACACGGCGGCCCGCGACCTCGGCGGCCTGAAGATCCTCGTATGCAACGCCGGCGGCCCCCCGCCCGGCAACTTTGCGGCCCTGGGCGAGGCGCAGTGGGCGGCGGCGTACCAGCTCACGCTGATGAGCGTCGTGCGCAGCGTCAGCGCCGCGCTGCCGCACCTGAAGGCCGGCGGCGGCGGACGCATCCTGGCCCTGCTGAGCAGCAGCGTCAAGCGGCCGCTGGACAACCTCACGCTGTCCAACGCCCTGCGCCCGGCCGTGCACGGCCTGTGCAAGTCGCTGAGCGTGGAACTCGGCCCCGACAACATCCAGGTGAACGGCCTGGCACCGGGCCGCGTGTTGACCGAACGCATCCAGCAACTCGACGAGGCCGCCGCCACCCGCCGGGGCACGACGTGGCAGGCGGTGCGCGAGGCCTCCGAGCGTGAGGTGCCGATGGGCCGCCTCGGCACGCCCGACGAGTTCGGGCAGGTCGCCGCGTTCCTGTGCTCCCCGGCCGCGCAGTACGTGAACGGCAGCACCCTGCTCGTCGATGGCGGCGCCGTCACGGCCCTCTAGGAGACCCATGATCTACGACCCCAAACGCCACGCCATCCTGCTCGCGGACTACTGCGTGAGCGCACGCCCCGGAGACCGTGTGCTGGTCAGCGGCAGCACCCTGGCCCTGCCGCTGATCGAGGCGCTGCACCGCACGCTGCTGCAGCGCGGCGCGCGGCCCGTGGTGCGCCTGAGCTACCCCACGCAGCTCGAGGACGTCCAGCGCCATGCCAGCGACGAGGTGCTCGACTCGCTCCACCCGGTCGAGATCGAGGATGCCCGCGCCCTGGACGCCTCGATCCGCATCCTGACCCCCACGCCGCCCGTCCCGGATATCGACGTGAAGCGCGTGGCCCGCCACCGGGCCGCGCAGGCGCCCATCGCCATGAGTACCCTGCATCCCCGCTGGAACCTCACGCTGTAC from Deinococcus sp. KSM4-11 includes these protein-coding regions:
- a CDS encoding SDR family oxidoreductase; translated protein: MDLGLNGQPAVVLAASAGLGFATAHALAREGAHVALCSRDLNRAQDAARRIGEATGTPVRAYAADVADADSLTSFIDTAARDLGGLKILVCNAGGPPPGNFAALGEAQWAAAYQLTLMSVVRSVSAALPHLKAGGGGRILALLSSSVKRPLDNLTLSNALRPAVHGLCKSLSVELGPDNIQVNGLAPGRVLTERIQQLDEAAATRRGTTWQAVREASEREVPMGRLGTPDEFGQVAAFLCSPAAQYVNGSTLLVDGGAVTAL